One part of the Sardina pilchardus chromosome 5, fSarPil1.1, whole genome shotgun sequence genome encodes these proteins:
- the ovca2 gene encoding esterase OVCA2 isoform X2, whose product MSATTALRILCLHGYRQNAVSFREKTGALRKLLKNRVELVYITAPLEVPSQVDSGQAPGPGSAVCAEAPCGWWFSDGGQRSFDAGQVCEASDGLEASVDVVRAAVREQGPFDGLLGFSQGAALVAMLLALQEGGQEPEFRFRFAVLISGFRSACVQHARFYSAPIATPTLHVFGEVDAVIPIHMSRDLLAVFTEPAALTHSGGHFVPAASAHKPDYLNFIQRFQKHT is encoded by the exons ATGTCTGCCACCACGGCACTGCGTATCCTTTGCCTTCATGGCTACCGTCAGAATGCGGTCAGCTTCCGGGAGAAAACGGGAGCTTTAAGGAAACTGCTGAAGAACCGGGTAGAGCTCGTGTATATCACGGCTCCTCTCGAAGTCCCAAGTCAGGTGGACA gTGGTCAGGCCCCTGGTCCGGGCTCTGCTGTGTGCGCTGAGGCCCCGTGTGGCTGGTGGTTCTCTGACGGCGGGCAGCGCAGCTTCGACGCGGGGCAGGTGTGTGAGGCGAGCGACGGGCTGGAGGCCAGCGTGGACGTGGTGCGGGCGGCGGTGCGCGAGCAGGGCCCCTTCGACGGGCTGCTGGGGTTCAGTCAGGGCGCCGCCCTGGTGGCCATGCTGCTGGCGCTGCAGGAGGGCGGGCAGGAGCCCGAGTTCCGCTTCCGCTTCGCCGTCCTCATCTCGGGGTTCCGCAGCGCCTGCGTCCAGCACGCACGCTTCTACAGCGCCCCCATCGCCACGCCGACGCTGCACGTGTTCGGGGAGGTGGACGCCGTCATCCCCATTCACATGAGCCGCGATCTCCTCGCCGTCTTCACGGAGCCCgccgctctcacacactcaggaggACATTTTGTACCGGCGGCTTCTGCACACAAACCCGATTAC CTGAACTTCATCCAGAGGTTTCAGAAACACACCTGA
- the ovca2 gene encoding esterase OVCA2 isoform X1 encodes MSATTALRILCLHGYRQNAVSFREKTGALRKLLKNRVELVYITAPLEVPSQVDSGQAPGPGSAVCAEAPCGWWFSDGGQRSFDAGQVCEASDGLEASVDVVRAAVREQGPFDGLLGFSQGAALVAMLLALQEGGQEPEFRFRFAVLISGFRSACVQHARFYSAPIATPTLHVFGEVDAVIPIHMSRDLLAVFTEPAALTHSGGHFVPAASAHKPDYLSFIQRFQKHT; translated from the exons ATGTCTGCCACCACGGCACTGCGTATCCTTTGCCTTCATGGCTACCGTCAGAATGCGGTCAGCTTCCGGGAGAAAACGGGAGCTTTAAGGAAACTGCTGAAGAACCGGGTAGAGCTCGTGTATATCACGGCTCCTCTCGAAGTCCCAAGTCAGGTGGACA gTGGTCAGGCCCCTGGTCCGGGCTCTGCTGTGTGCGCTGAGGCCCCGTGTGGCTGGTGGTTCTCTGACGGCGGGCAGCGCAGCTTCGACGCGGGGCAGGTGTGTGAGGCGAGCGACGGGCTGGAGGCCAGCGTGGACGTGGTGCGGGCGGCGGTGCGCGAGCAGGGCCCCTTCGACGGGCTGCTGGGGTTCAGTCAGGGCGCCGCCCTGGTGGCCATGCTGCTGGCGCTGCAGGAGGGCGGGCAGGAGCCCGAGTTCCGCTTCCGCTTCGCCGTCCTCATCTCGGGGTTCCGCAGCGCCTGCGTCCAGCACGCACGCTTCTACAGCGCCCCCATCGCCACGCCGACGCTGCACGTGTTCGGGGAGGTGGACGCCGTCATCCCCATTCACATGAGCCGCGATCTCCTCGCCGTCTTCACGGAGCCCgccgctctcacacactcaggaggACATTTTGTACCGGCGGCTTCTGCACACAAACCCGATTACCTGAGCTTCATCCAGAGGTTCCAGAAACACACCTGA